From the Candidatus Zixiibacteriota bacterium genome, the window CTATTTCCGCACCATATTTCTTGAAAATTTCTTCGACACCGTCAATTTCATTTAACGGTACAACGAGCGTATGTTTGGCAAAATCATCCGGAACACCGGCCGAGGCCGGGATGCCGAGTGTGGCCAGGCCGGAGCCGGCTGAGGCCAGAAGGTAGTCGGAGTGGCCGTGATAACAGCCGGTAAATTTGACAATCTTATCTCGTTTCGTAAAAGCCCGCGCCAGGCGCAGTGCCGACATGACCGCTTCTGTCCCCGATGAGACAAAGCGCAGGAGTTCGATATGAGGGCAGAGCTTCTTGATCATCTCAGCCAGTAGAATCTCATATTCATGCACTGTCCCGAAACTGGTGCCGTGACGAGCCGTCTGGCCGATCTCTCTTATTATATCGGGGTGTGCATGCCCAAGGATCAGCGGGCCCCATGAGCCGCAAAAATCAAGGTACCGATTACCGTCGACATCATAAACATAAGCGCCCTCGCCCCACTCCATATAAATGGGCGTTCCGCCAACCGCCTTGAATGCCCGCACCGGGGAATTAACCCCGCCGCTGAGACTTTTCAATGCCCTATCGTAAAGCTCTTTCGATTTTTCGTGCTTAAGCATTATTCCATCCGTTTTTTGAGTAAATCGCGCAGGTGATAGGTCAGAATCATATCCGCTCCCGCCCGGAAAATTGCCGCCAGATTCTCCATCACCAGATCCCTTTCCACCGCCATCTTCTCTCTCGCCATCAATTTCACCATACTGTACTCCCCCGAGACATTGTAGGCCGCTACCGGAAGCGGGGAGTGCTCTTTGAAAATCCGGATAATGTCAAGATAAGCAAGCGCCGGCTTGACGCCTCACGGGCGTTGCGGAAATCCATCTGGTAGCTTTTCCGGTCGCCGAATTTCGGGGCGCTCTCGGCGGCATCACGGAACGGCCCATAGTAAGATGAGGCATATTTCGCCGTATAGGCCATGATAATGGCATCATGATATCCTTTGTCCTCAAGTTTGCGGCGAATATACCCGATACGGCCGTCCATCATGTCTGATGGCCCCAGGCAGTCGGCACCCGCCCTGACCAGCGACAAAGCCATCTCCCCCAGCCGCTCCAGGGTAGGGTCATTATTGATCTTGCCGTCCTTGACAAATCCGCAATGACCGGTGTCGGTGTATTCACAAAGGCAGACATCGGCCGCCACAAAAATCTTCTCACCGTACTTATCTTTCAATCGCCGCACTACCTGAATAACCGGATTCTTATCATGATCGGCCCTGGAAGCCTCCGCATCTTTTTCTGCGACCACGCCGAACAGCATAATCTTGTTTATCCCGAGTTCATAATCGGCCTGGAACTGCTCCATGAATTTATCTTCGGGATCGCGATAAATCCCCGGCATCGAGCCGATTTCGGTTCTCCTGGTGCCGGTCTCGGTGACGAAATAGGGTTGTATCATTTTGACGGCATCCACTCTGATTTCAGCCACCAAGTCACGGATGACTTTATTCTGCCTGAGTCTTCTAGGACGGTTCAATATCTGCATATTACAAACGCTCCCTTATTTTCACGGCTATATCATACAGGTCGGCCTTGGCCGGCATGTAGTCGGTTTGACGGTTGTGCTCAGCGAGGGCCTCTGCCGTCGGACGCCCGATCGAGGAAACCCAGGCCTTTGCCGGCAGGTTATGTCCCAGCTGAAAATAATATTTGACCGAAAGGGGACTGGTAAATATAAAAAACTCGATGCTTCGCGAATCAATGGAGGGAAGAGATTCTTTCGGAGTCGGTAAAGTCTTATATAGATTGACTCGCGTTACTTGATGTCCCGCGGCGGTCAGCCCCTTTTCCAGATGATCCGGCGCTTCCTCACCCTGCGGCAATAGTATTTTCACCGTTTCTTTTCCAGTGCTTTTCGGCCACTCCTCAATCAGTCCCGTGGAATCCTCCCTCTGCGGAATGAAATAGACCGGCATATCCAACTTCTCCAGCAACTCGGCCGTCTTACCTCCCACCGCTGCGATTTTAGTCTCCGGATTTATCTTCAGGCTCCATTTATCCAATATATCTTTAAAGATCCGGACCGTATTCTTGCTGGTGAAAATTATCCAGTCAAATTCCTCAAAGCGAGATATAATTTCATCAACTACATTTTTATTATAAGCAGGCTGGATCTGAAAAACAGGGTAATAGATGATTTCCGCCCGCCCGTCAAATGACCTGAAAAATTCGGCTCCTTCATCCTCACTGCGGGTAATTAGAACTTTTTTTTTGATTGCACTCTGTTTTTTGTCGGCTGCATGCGTCAGAGATAAAAAGGCTTTCTCAATCAATACGCCGACATCTTCGCCATAATCGGCAAAGAGAGCGGGCTTGCCCCATCGGTCCCCATCTCTGACTCCCAAAAAGGCCTTAAGGAAAAATCCGTTGTTTCTTCTGACAGAGGTCACCGCCAGGGGTAGCTGGCAGCCGCCTTCAAAACGGGTCAAGAGTCCTCTTTCCAGAACAGCCGTTAATTCGGCACCGTCCTCATTCAAACGGGAAATCATGTTTTCAATTTCAGGGTCGTTGGCGCGAATCTCTATGGCCAGAATTCCTTGCCCCGGGGCAGGGATAAATTCCATTCTATCAAGCGGGTAGTATTTCAAATCGCCGGTGTCAAGTTTCAATCTTTCCACGCCAGCCCTGGCAATCAGAATGGCATCAAATTTCCCATCCTGGAGTTTCCG encodes:
- a CDS encoding aminotransferase class III-fold pyridoxal phosphate-dependent enzyme: MLKHEKSKELYDRALKSLSGGVNSPVRAFKAVGGTPIYMEWGEGAYVYDVDGNRYLDFCGSWGPLILGHAHPDIIREIGQTARHGTSFGTVHEYEILLAEMIKKLCPHIELLRFVSSGTEAVMSALRLARAFTKRDKIVKFTGCYHGHSDYLLASAGSGLATLGIPASAGVPDDFAKHTLVVPLNEIDGVEEIFKKYGAEIAAVIIEPVPANNGLLLQSRSYLGFLREITREYGSLLIFD
- the hemC gene encoding hydroxymethylbilane synthase, whose protein sequence is MHLIIGSRGSDLALYQANLIKTYLARLGFDSEIKIIKTTGDKIDTLSFDQMEGKNFFTKELEEALLSREIDLAVHSLKDLSTQFPEGLKAGAYCNPEDPSELLLVRPDNYDPEQKFPVKHGSTIGTSSVRRQAQIAYYRPDLKIEPLRGNVPTRVRKLQDGKFDAILIARAGVERLKLDTGDLKYYPLDRMEFIPAPGQGILAIEIRANDPEIENMISRLNEDGAELTAVLERGLLTRFEGGCQLPLAVTSVRRNNGFFLKAFLGVRDGDRWGKPALFADYGEDVGVLIEKAFLSLTHAADKKQSAIKKKVLITRSEDEGAEFFRSFDGRAEIIYYPVFQIQPAYNKNVVDEIISRFEEFDWIIFTSKNTVRIFKDILDKWSLKINPETKIAAVGGKTAELLEKLDMPVYFIPQREDSTGLIEEWPKSTGKETVKILLPQGEEAPDHLEKGLTAAGHQVTRVNLYKTLPTPKESLPSIDSRSIEFFIFTSPLSVKYYFQLGHNLPAKAWVSSIGRPTAEALAEHNRQTDYMPAKADLYDIAVKIRERL